In Rhizobium gallicum bv. gallicum R602sp, the following proteins share a genomic window:
- a CDS encoding carbohydrate ABC transporter permease — MTTSAFPFGRLIRLALLCLGAIVFLAPYVFMISTAGKAQSDIFTSSLSLVPEHFNYVQNFTKALSRVPMGRLLWNGVVVCGLIFFFQVLVAIPCAYAMAKLRFRAARMMMVLVMLGLLVPIHATALPLYVAFDRTSLLNSYAVLVAPFTISVFAIFMFLQFFRAMPDDLIHAARLDGMSELGIVARVIVPNAWPAVTAFAIFSVVAHWNDLYWPLVVISRQDFATPPLGLMYFRAAEAGDDYGALMAATLTITLPLVAVFLLAQKRFVEGITMTGLKG; from the coding sequence ATGACGACGAGCGCCTTTCCTTTCGGCAGACTTATCCGTCTAGCACTGCTTTGTCTTGGCGCCATTGTGTTTTTGGCACCCTACGTCTTCATGATCTCCACCGCCGGCAAGGCGCAGAGCGATATTTTCACCTCATCTCTGTCGCTGGTCCCCGAGCACTTCAACTATGTGCAGAACTTCACCAAGGCGCTGAGCCGCGTGCCGATGGGAAGGCTGCTGTGGAACGGGGTCGTCGTCTGCGGGCTGATCTTCTTCTTCCAGGTGCTGGTCGCGATCCCCTGCGCCTATGCTATGGCGAAGCTCCGCTTCCGCGCCGCACGAATGATGATGGTCTTGGTCATGCTCGGCCTTCTGGTGCCGATTCACGCAACCGCCTTGCCGCTCTATGTGGCCTTCGACCGCACTTCGCTGCTCAACAGCTATGCCGTCCTTGTCGCCCCCTTTACGATTTCGGTTTTCGCGATCTTCATGTTTTTGCAGTTCTTTCGCGCCATGCCGGATGATCTCATCCATGCCGCCCGGCTCGACGGCATGTCGGAACTCGGTATCGTCGCCCGAGTGATTGTTCCCAACGCCTGGCCTGCAGTGACCGCGTTTGCGATCTTTTCGGTCGTCGCCCACTGGAACGATCTTTATTGGCCGCTGGTCGTCATCAGCAGGCAGGATTTTGCGACGCCGCCGCTCGGTCTGATGTATTTCCGCGCCGCCGAAGCCGGCGACGACTACGGCGCGCTGATGGCGGCAACACTGACCATTACCCTTCCCCTCGTAGCCGTCTTTCTGCTGGCGCAGAAGCGTTTCGTCGAGGGCATCACCATGACCGGTCTTAAAGGCTGA
- a CDS encoding substrate-binding domain-containing protein encodes MTTLQQVAFRAGCSLATASRVLNRNGPVSDGMVRKVRRAAAELGYRPAGPTAGKLGQRPVVGVLIPSITNPVFASSLSSIQNRMLVAGHGVVIAQSNYDPGREADAVASLLNDRPTGLILTVCDPLTSAALLPSLPPTVLLNNMPTQRFPAAVTADNRRAGRELTEFLIAMGHRQILFVSGNFVASDRARFRYAGHVDAMHERGLTPLDAVEIPFVSGYEELDLREAMATFSPTAIIASNDLLAFGAIGALRREGFSVPRDVSVAGFDGIAIGRLMDPPLTTIEMPDASMGATAASLLLDIAENAAPARHLDVAYTLRKGGTVRDLTQDPS; translated from the coding sequence ATGACCACCCTGCAACAGGTGGCTTTTCGCGCGGGGTGTTCGCTTGCAACCGCCAGTCGGGTCTTAAACCGCAATGGACCCGTCAGCGACGGAATGGTGCGCAAGGTGCGCCGGGCAGCAGCCGAACTCGGTTATCGGCCGGCGGGACCTACCGCTGGGAAGCTTGGGCAACGCCCGGTTGTCGGCGTCCTCATACCGAGCATAACCAATCCGGTTTTTGCCTCATCGCTTTCCAGCATTCAAAATCGCATGCTGGTCGCCGGTCACGGGGTTGTAATCGCCCAGTCCAATTATGATCCTGGGCGCGAGGCCGACGCCGTTGCGTCACTCTTGAACGACCGTCCAACTGGCCTGATCCTTACCGTCTGCGATCCGCTGACAAGTGCCGCCCTTCTGCCGTCCCTGCCGCCGACGGTTCTCCTCAACAACATGCCGACGCAGCGATTTCCCGCTGCGGTCACGGCCGACAACCGCCGCGCCGGACGCGAACTTACCGAGTTTCTGATCGCTATGGGACACCGACAGATCCTCTTCGTTTCGGGAAATTTCGTCGCCTCCGACAGAGCTAGATTCCGTTATGCCGGTCATGTCGACGCCATGCATGAAAGGGGCCTTACGCCGCTGGATGCGGTCGAGATCCCGTTTGTCAGCGGTTATGAGGAGCTCGATCTGCGCGAGGCAATGGCCACGTTTTCGCCGACAGCGATCATCGCCTCCAATGATCTTCTTGCCTTCGGCGCTATCGGCGCGCTCAGGCGCGAGGGCTTCTCGGTGCCCCGGGACGTTTCCGTCGCCGGCTTCGACGGTATCGCAATCGGCCGGCTGATGGACCCGCCCCTGACGACGATCGAGATGCCCGATGCCAGCATGGGAGCGACGGCGGCCTCCCTGCTCCTCGATATCGCCGAGAACGCCGCCCCTGCCCGCCATCTCGATGTTGCCTATACGCTGCGCAAAGGTGGAACGGTACGCGATCTCACTCAAGATCCGTCATAG
- a CDS encoding ABC transporter substrate-binding protein yields the protein MKHITKLLAAAAVSMAISLPARAETALTVHYPMPGFFKDVMDTISKKFMEENPDIKIQFASPSATYEEGIQTVLRQVGTSELPDVTFVGLNRLRMLSERNVGLDLSPLVQKDGNMAEQGFSDTILKLAQVNGKQVGLAFATSNPIMYYNADLVKAAGGDPDNPPKTWDEVIALGGKIKALGNGVDGIDFRWQGDDWMFSALLFGAGGQMLNEDESKVAFSGPEGQKAVETLHRMVTEGGMPVFTKAAGEQAFAAGKVGFEFQTTGALRNTIKNVGNKFDLRTAKIPLIDPVNGRLPTGGNAVVILTQDEAKQDAAWKFAKFAAGPYGASVVVPGTGYVPNNELAAKSVEYLGDFYKQNPLFQAGLSQMPVMVPWYAFPGSKGVKVTQTIVDNLSRIVDGSAEPKEALDDAADDVQGMLPRS from the coding sequence ATGAAACATATCACCAAGCTTCTCGCCGCAGCGGCTGTATCCATGGCAATTTCGCTTCCGGCTCGTGCCGAAACAGCGCTGACGGTTCACTACCCCATGCCCGGCTTCTTCAAGGACGTGATGGACACGATCTCGAAGAAGTTCATGGAAGAAAATCCGGATATAAAGATCCAGTTCGCAAGCCCGTCTGCAACTTACGAAGAAGGTATCCAAACGGTCCTTCGTCAGGTCGGCACCAGCGAATTGCCCGACGTCACATTCGTCGGCCTCAATCGCCTGCGCATGCTAAGCGAGCGTAACGTCGGTCTTGATCTGAGCCCGCTCGTCCAAAAGGACGGGAACATGGCCGAGCAGGGTTTCTCCGACACGATCCTGAAGCTTGCGCAAGTCAACGGCAAGCAGGTCGGTCTCGCCTTTGCGACCTCCAATCCGATCATGTACTACAATGCCGATCTCGTGAAGGCAGCCGGCGGCGATCCGGACAATCCGCCGAAGACCTGGGACGAAGTCATTGCGCTTGGCGGCAAGATCAAGGCGCTCGGCAACGGCGTTGACGGCATCGATTTCCGCTGGCAGGGCGACGACTGGATGTTTTCGGCTCTGCTTTTTGGCGCCGGCGGCCAGATGCTGAACGAGGATGAGAGCAAGGTTGCGTTCAGTGGCCCGGAAGGTCAGAAGGCCGTCGAGACCCTGCACCGCATGGTCACTGAAGGCGGCATGCCGGTCTTCACCAAAGCTGCCGGTGAACAGGCCTTTGCCGCCGGCAAGGTCGGATTTGAATTCCAGACGACCGGCGCGTTGCGCAACACGATCAAGAATGTCGGCAACAAGTTCGATCTGCGCACGGCTAAGATCCCGCTGATCGATCCGGTCAACGGGCGCCTGCCGACGGGCGGCAACGCCGTGGTCATCCTGACGCAGGATGAAGCAAAGCAGGACGCCGCATGGAAGTTCGCCAAGTTCGCCGCCGGCCCCTATGGCGCTTCTGTCGTCGTTCCAGGGACGGGTTATGTTCCGAACAACGAACTTGCCGCCAAGTCGGTCGAATATCTCGGCGATTTCTATAAGCAGAACCCGCTCTTCCAGGCGGGCTTGAGCCAGATGCCGGTGATGGTGCCTTGGTATGCCTTCCCAGGCAGCAAAGGCGTGAAGGTCACGCAGACGATCGTCGACAACCTTTCGCGCATCGTCGATGGCTCTGCCGAGCCGAAGGAAGCGCTCGACGACGCAGCCGACGACGTTCAGGGCATGCTGCCGCGCAGCTGA
- a CDS encoding DNA alkylation repair protein — protein sequence MEPLKNLFSSDLVGWIAFHLKHHLEGFDEAAFQRAVLQALPALELKERSQLIADHLVRVLPIDRTARHAILLAMLHPDEFDHVDKESDRLGLCGWAVLPLTLVVGQHGTGDFTGSLETLRQMTKRFTSEFAIRYFLIEDQAAALEIMSRWIFDSNRHVRRLVSEGTRPRLPWAMRLSSLMNDPSPVLPILQALRDDPEPYVRRSVANHLNDISKDHPGLLAEIAERWMVDASPQRRSLLRHASRSLIKSGDARILAAFGRYPARLLCGALELSSRAITMPDTLRFAVEITSTADHTQELTVDYVVHFRKANGSLAPKVFKGSAFSLGPGEIRRFRRAHRFAEITTRKYYDGVHRIGLRINGADTEVAEFELVS from the coding sequence ATGGAACCTCTGAAGAATCTCTTTTCATCCGATCTCGTCGGCTGGATCGCCTTCCATCTGAAACATCACCTCGAAGGGTTCGACGAAGCCGCATTCCAGCGGGCGGTTCTCCAGGCGCTGCCGGCGCTGGAATTGAAGGAACGTTCCCAGCTGATTGCGGACCATTTGGTCCGCGTGCTTCCGATCGATCGCACCGCGCGGCATGCTATTCTGCTTGCCATGCTGCATCCGGACGAATTCGACCACGTCGACAAGGAATCGGACAGGCTGGGGCTCTGCGGTTGGGCTGTCCTTCCCCTCACGCTTGTCGTCGGTCAGCATGGGACCGGCGACTTCACCGGAAGCCTCGAAACCCTTCGTCAGATGACCAAGCGGTTCACGTCCGAGTTCGCCATCAGGTATTTTCTGATCGAGGACCAGGCAGCCGCTCTCGAAATCATGTCACGGTGGATTTTCGACTCGAACAGGCACGTGCGGAGACTCGTGTCAGAAGGCACGCGGCCTCGTCTGCCTTGGGCAATGCGGCTGTCTTCGCTGATGAACGATCCGTCCCCCGTTCTGCCGATCCTTCAGGCGTTACGCGACGATCCGGAGCCCTATGTGCGTCGTTCGGTCGCCAACCACCTCAACGACATTTCGAAGGACCACCCGGGTCTCCTCGCTGAGATCGCGGAGCGTTGGATGGTCGACGCCAGTCCGCAGAGGCGATCGCTCCTGCGGCATGCCAGCCGCTCACTGATCAAGAGCGGCGATGCCCGGATCCTGGCAGCCTTCGGACGCTATCCGGCGAGACTGCTATGTGGCGCGCTCGAACTCTCCAGCCGGGCCATCACCATGCCGGACACGCTTCGATTCGCCGTGGAAATCACGTCGACCGCCGACCATACCCAGGAACTCACCGTGGACTATGTGGTGCATTTCCGAAAGGCCAATGGTTCCCTTGCACCGAAGGTGTTCAAAGGCTCGGCATTCTCGTTAGGGCCCGGCGAAATCCGCCGGTTCCGACGGGCACATCGTTTCGCTGAGATCACCACCCGAAAATACTACGACGGCGTCCATCGGATCGGGCTGAGAATCAACGGTGCGGACACGGAGGTCGCGGAGTTCGAACTCGTGTCATGA
- a CDS encoding carbohydrate ABC transporter permease, translated as MASVTSMAMPGDPAAAHRLSEARIAWMLALPAIVLLFLFVLLPVVAVIILGFTDFELGYGTFRFVGLENYADLITDRTFRRSLWNTAVYTAIVAPVSICLGLAIAMLIESETAARSFFRTAYFLPVASLIVAMATVWQYMFHPTIGPLNGLLSLVGLSGPNWLGSSGTVLYSLSIIGVWQSVGFNMVLFLAGLTAIPRELYAAAEVDGARSAVDRFFLVTWPMLGPTTLFVITISITNAVKVFETVKTLTEGGPNKASEVLLFTIYQEGFVYLRVGYASAMTVVFLAILVVLMFLQYRLLDRRVHYT; from the coding sequence ATGGCTAGTGTCACATCCATGGCCATGCCGGGAGATCCGGCCGCAGCGCATCGCCTGAGCGAAGCCCGCATTGCCTGGATGCTGGCGCTGCCTGCGATCGTGTTGCTTTTCCTCTTCGTGCTTCTTCCGGTCGTTGCCGTCATCATACTCGGCTTCACCGACTTCGAACTCGGCTATGGAACGTTCCGTTTCGTCGGTTTGGAAAACTACGCTGACCTGATCACCGATCGCACCTTTCGCAGGTCGCTGTGGAACACGGCGGTCTACACGGCAATCGTCGCGCCGGTCTCGATCTGCCTTGGGCTCGCCATTGCGATGCTGATCGAAAGCGAGACTGCGGCGCGCAGTTTCTTTCGCACCGCATATTTCCTGCCTGTCGCCTCGCTGATCGTCGCCATGGCGACCGTCTGGCAGTATATGTTCCATCCGACGATCGGCCCGCTCAACGGGCTGCTTTCGCTTGTCGGCCTTTCCGGCCCGAACTGGCTCGGCAGCTCCGGAACGGTGCTCTACAGCCTATCGATCATCGGCGTCTGGCAATCGGTGGGCTTCAATATGGTGCTCTTCCTGGCTGGCCTGACGGCGATCCCGCGTGAGCTCTATGCCGCAGCCGAGGTGGACGGCGCCAGATCCGCAGTCGACCGTTTCTTTCTGGTCACCTGGCCGATGCTCGGCCCGACGACGCTCTTTGTCATCACCATCAGCATCACCAACGCCGTTAAGGTTTTCGAGACGGTCAAGACGCTGACCGAAGGTGGTCCGAACAAAGCCTCGGAGGTGCTGCTCTTCACCATCTACCAGGAAGGCTTCGTCTACCTGCGCGTCGGCTATGCCTCGGCGATGACGGTCGTCTTTCTCGCAATCCTCGTCGTGCTGATGTTCCTGCAGTATCGCCTTCTTGACCGCCGGGTCCATTACACATGA
- a CDS encoding ABC transporter ATP-binding protein, giving the protein MSALSLRGITKSFGGSKILKGVSLDAQSGEFIALVGPSGCGKSTLLRILAGLEHADEGEIAIGGRDVSAMAAADRNIAMVFQSYALYPHLTASQNIAVPLAMRRLSRTQRLPFMGPLTPGQRTIRASIERDVREMAKSLKIDHLLDRKPGQMSGGQRQRVALARAMVRQPSVFLMDEPLSNLDANLRVHARGEIVELHRRAGVPTVYVTHDQAEALSMADRLAVMIGGNLLQLASPQVIYDDPAHIEVACFIGQPRINLLPAVAEGGIVAFGGIRLALKTMAQSKASVTIAIRPEFVHLVESRHDGLPACIERIEFLGSEVIIYCRLDAIGETMIVKLSPARAAGLSVGAPVGLQLSCDRAMVFAEDGSRLRSVVAVADAAREKAHG; this is encoded by the coding sequence ATGAGTGCGCTTTCGCTCCGCGGCATCACGAAGTCCTTCGGCGGCAGCAAAATCCTCAAGGGCGTGAGCCTCGATGCGCAGTCCGGCGAGTTCATCGCGCTTGTCGGTCCTTCAGGCTGCGGCAAGAGCACCCTTTTGCGTATCCTTGCCGGTCTCGAGCATGCAGACGAGGGCGAAATTGCGATCGGCGGGCGCGACGTGTCGGCGATGGCAGCGGCCGACCGCAATATCGCGATGGTCTTTCAATCCTACGCGCTCTACCCGCACCTGACGGCATCGCAAAACATCGCCGTCCCGCTTGCCATGCGCCGGCTCTCAAGAACCCAGCGTCTGCCATTCATGGGGCCGCTGACGCCCGGCCAGCGCACGATCCGTGCAAGCATTGAGCGTGACGTCAGGGAGATGGCGAAATCGTTGAAGATCGACCATTTGCTGGACCGCAAGCCTGGGCAGATGTCCGGGGGCCAGCGGCAGCGCGTGGCCCTTGCCCGCGCCATGGTCCGCCAACCAAGCGTTTTCTTGATGGACGAGCCGCTTTCCAATCTTGACGCAAATCTGCGCGTCCATGCGCGCGGCGAAATCGTCGAGCTGCATCGCCGCGCCGGCGTACCCACCGTCTATGTCACGCACGACCAGGCGGAGGCTCTCTCGATGGCGGACCGCCTCGCCGTGATGATCGGCGGCAATCTTCTGCAGCTCGCGAGTCCGCAAGTAATCTACGATGACCCAGCGCATATCGAGGTTGCCTGCTTCATAGGCCAGCCGCGCATCAACCTGCTGCCGGCGGTTGCGGAAGGCGGTATCGTCGCCTTTGGCGGAATTCGCCTGGCGCTTAAGACCATGGCGCAGTCGAAAGCTTCGGTCACCATCGCCATTCGCCCAGAATTCGTTCACCTTGTCGAGAGCAGGCATGACGGGCTTCCCGCGTGCATCGAGCGGATCGAATTCCTGGGATCAGAGGTCATTATCTACTGCCGGCTGGACGCGATCGGCGAGACAATGATCGTCAAGCTTTCGCCGGCGCGGGCCGCCGGTCTTTCAGTCGGCGCCCCTGTCGGACTTCAGCTCTCATGCGATCGCGCCATGGTCTTCGCCGAAGACGGCTCGCGCCTGCGCAGTGTCGTTGCTGTAGCGGATGCTGCACGGGAGAAGGCGCATGGCTAG